GCCGCGAAGCGCTCCAGGGCTTGCGGCAGATAGCGGGCGCGGGTGCTCGGATCTCGTACGAGGAGGCCGAGGGCGCCGCCGTGCAGCGTGCAGTCGGCGGGGCGGGACAGCAGGGCGAGCGCCGCGTAGCGCAGCAGCTCGCGATCGGCCTCCGTCCGTACGTGCGGCGCGGCCCGCAGCCCGTACGCCACCGCCGCCACCCGCCGCGCCGGCCGCTCGTCGTGCGCCCACCGGTCCACCGCCCGGCACACCGCCGACGGCTCCTCCTCCGCCAGCACCCCCAGCAACTCGTCCCCCCGCCGATGCGCACACCCCACCAACGCCTCCGCGAGATCGTCCAGCGCCCGCCGCCGATGCGCGTACAGCAACGCCTGCGCCGCCGTCGCCACGGTCGCGTCGGGGGTCGCGGGCAGCGGGCGCTCGTCGTCGAACCAGCGGGTGAGGTGCGGTTGTACGGCGGCGGGGGCGGCTGCGAGGAGGCGGGCCACGGCGTCGAGGTAGCGGGTGGGGGTGGTGGCCTGCCCGGCAGAGCGGTCAGCGTCAGCGGCGGGGCCGACCGGACCAGCAACCCCCCAGCCGAAGTCGCCGGTATCGCGCGACTCCGATGGCGGAGGCGTTGTGCCACGGGCCTCGTCCGCCACCACCAGCCGCCTCAGCAGGTCGAACCGTTCCGCCTCCGGCAGCTGAAGTCCCTCCCAGAACGGTGGGCCGAACTCCTCCGGCACACCCCGGCCTTCCTCCCGCCACGCCACGATCCGCTCGGCGAGCAGCCGCAGGACCCCGGCGTACGCTGTCGCGTCGGGCACGCGCAGCAGGACGTCTCCGACCAGGTGAACGGCCCACCACGTGGGGGCCCCGAGGGGCGCGGGTACGGCGGGCAGCAGGGCGTCGGCCGCGTGGACCAGGTCCTCCAGACGGCGCCCCAGCGCGGCGGGGCCCTCCTGCCGGCCCAGGAGCAGCAGGGCCTGGACGACGGGGCCGATGCGGTGCCGGGGAACGGGGAGGGCCTGGAGCCCGTGCCGCTCCACCGCGGGCCGGGAGGTGCGGGCCCGGTGGACCAGGGAGTGCAGAGCCGCGTCCAGGTCCAGATGCATGCCCTGGATCCAGTCGGCGAGTTCCTCGTGGGCGAAGCGGTAGCCGTTGCCCGCGGGCACGAGGAGGCCCTCGGTGAGGACGGCGGAGGCCCAGCCCGTGGTGGAGCCGAGGCGGCGCCCGGTGGCGGAGCCCCACGGGAAGACCGCCTCGAAGGACTCGCGGTCCAGCTCGCCCTGCCCGGGCCCCAGGGAGCGGCGGGCAGCTTCGTGTACTTGGCCGGAGACCTGGGCCGCGAGGCGTCGTACGGCCCTGCCGCGCAGCCCGCCCGCCGCGGCGAGCCGGACGGCGACGCGCAGGCACATCAGGTCCAGGTGGGCGGCGAAGATCTCGTCCCGGTCGGGCCGTCCGGTCGGCGCGTCCGGCAGCGCGGCCCGCACCTCCGCCAGCAGCCTGAGCGCGAGCGGATGCCGTGCGTCGGCCTCTGCGAGGGCCCCCTCGGGAATCCCGTGGCGCGCCCTGGCCCGACGCGCCTCCTCCTGCGTCAGGTCGCCCAGCCACACGCAGGGCGGCAACGACCCGCTCGCGCACGGCGCGGGCACGGCGCCCCCGTCCCCGTGCAGCAGCTCACGCGGGAACCCCGCCCCCGCCTGCTCCCAGTACTCCGCCCGGCAGGCGACGACGAGCCGCGCCCCGCTCTCCTTCAGCCACTCGGCCGTCCCGCCGGTCCACTCGGGCAGCCGGTGGGCGAGCGCGGGCGGCATCTCCTCCGGGCTGTCGAGGAGGAGCAGCAGCGGGCGGCCGGCGTCGCACGCGAGCCGCGCCAGGCGTTCGGGCCCGATGTCACCCAGCTCACCGTCGTAGCCGGCGACGGGCAGCACCCCCGAAGCCGTTCCCCCGCTGTCCCCCGGCGCCGCCACGATCCGCCCCGCCCGCTCCAGCGCCCGCGCCGCCGCGTCCGCCACGGAGGTGTCCGTGTCCCGGAGGTCGGCCCCCCGCAGCCACAGGGTGGGCGCTGGTGCCGCGCCCCGGGTGCGGCGTGCGGCGAGGGCCGCCAGTTCCGTCGTACGGCCGCTGCCGGGCGGTCCGACGAGCCCGAGGACGGTGGCCGGGCCGGCCTCGAAGAGGGCGAACTCCCTTACGGTGTCGGCCCGTTCGACGGGCCCCGACGGCGCTCCGCCGGACGGTCCCACCGACGTCGCCGCCCCCGGCCCGTCCGATCCCACGGACGTCGCCGTGAGCTCCAGGACGCCCGCGAGGTTGAGGTCGGCTCCATAGGCGGGCACGGTCGCCGCGTTGCGGTCCAGGACCTCGCGGAGCCCGGCGCCCCGCAGCGGGACGGCGAAGCCGGCCGCTCGCCGGCCGGTGTGCAGCGCGGTGCCGAGGACGGCGACCACCGCTCCCGTCGAGGCGTCGAGGACGGGGCCGCCGGCCGCTCCGCCGCCCAGCCGCAGCGCGTCGGTGCCGGCCGTGCCGATCGCCAACTCCAGGGCGTGGTCGACGAGATGGAAGCGGTCGGTCGCCGTGTACGTCACGGTGGATGTGCCGAGGACCCGGGCCTCGCGCCAGCCGCCCGCGGCGATCCGCACGTACGCACCGGTCTCGGCCCCGTCCCGCACGGTGACGGGGAGCGGGTCGAGGCCGAGACCTTCGGTGCGTACGAGTGCCAGGTCGGCGTCCGGCAGTGGGGTGACGGCGTCGGCGCTCACCACGCAGGTGCGGTCGCCGGGGGCGTGCAGCACCAGCCGGGCCAGTCCGTCGACCGCCTCATGGCTGGTGATCACCGTGCCGTGGTGGTCGGCGGCGAAGCCCGTGCCGCGCGGGCGCCCCGCCAGGTCGCAGATGCGCACCAGGGCCTCGTGCCGCGTGTCCCGGGTGTCGTCCGGTGCGTACCGGTCCCCGGTGCGCGGGCCCCGTCCCGCCATGGTCGAACCTCCCCGCCGTGCTCCTTCTTCCGAAGGTAGGCGCGGGGTGATCAGCGGGACAGATCGCGCGGCGAACGCGCCCCCTTCCGCTCCCTCGGTTCACTCCGAGCGCCTGCCCGAAGGGGTGAATCGGGGCCTTCGGATGGATACACCCTTGGGTGGGGGAACCGAGGGGGGACCTTGGAGCGGCGGGCACGTCCCCGTGACCGCCGCTCCACGGGCAGCGCGTCGGGAGCGGCTAGGCCCCGAACACGGCGAGGCTCTTCGCCTTGCCCTTCTGTTCCTCCACCAGCGCCAGGAAGCTGCCCGCGGGGTCGAAGACCGCCACGGCGCCCTTGCCCGCGTACTCCTCGGGCATCTCCAGGCGTACCCCGTTGAGCAGGAGCCGGGCGCGCCGGGTGTCCACGTCCCAGCGGGGGAACGCGGCGGTGGCGGCCTCGGCGATCGGCATCACGGTCAGCTCCTGCTGGAGCTGGTCGAGGGTGCGCGCGGAGTCGAGCTTGTAGGGGCCGACGCGGGTGCGGCGCAGGGCGGTCAGATGGCCGCCGACGCCGAGGTCGGCGCCCAGATCGCGCGCGATCGCCCGGATGTAGGTGCCGGACGAGCAGACCACCGAGACGACCAGGTCGAGGACGGGGGTGCCGTCCTCGGCCACGGCGTCACGGATGTCGTAGACCGCGAAGGAGGAGATCTTCACCGGGCGGGCCGGGATCTCGAAGTCCTCGCCCTCGCGGGCCCGCTTGTAGGAGCGCACTCCGTCGATCTTGATGGCGCTGACCTTGGACGGCACCTGCATGATGTCGCCGGACAGCTTGGCGATGCCCGCGTCGACGGCGTCCCGCTGCACGCCCGAGGCGTCCGTGGACGACGTGATGTCGCCCTCGGCGTCGTCCGTCATCGTGTTCTGGCCGAGCCGGATCGTACCGAGGTACTCCTTCTCGGTGAGGGCGAGGTGCCCGAGGAGCTTGGTCGCCTTCTC
Above is a genomic segment from Streptomyces sp. R21 containing:
- a CDS encoding trypsin-like peptidase domain-containing protein, which encodes MAGRGPRTGDRYAPDDTRDTRHEALVRICDLAGRPRGTGFAADHHGTVITSHEAVDGLARLVLHAPGDRTCVVSADAVTPLPDADLALVRTEGLGLDPLPVTVRDGAETGAYVRIAAGGWREARVLGTSTVTYTATDRFHLVDHALELAIGTAGTDALRLGGGAAGGPVLDASTGAVVAVLGTALHTGRRAAGFAVPLRGAGLREVLDRNAATVPAYGADLNLAGVLELTATSVGSDGPGAATSVGPSGGAPSGPVERADTVREFALFEAGPATVLGLVGPPGSGRTTELAALAARRTRGAAPAPTLWLRGADLRDTDTSVADAAARALERAGRIVAAPGDSGGTASGVLPVAGYDGELGDIGPERLARLACDAGRPLLLLLDSPEEMPPALAHRLPEWTGGTAEWLKESGARLVVACRAEYWEQAGAGFPRELLHGDGGAVPAPCASGSLPPCVWLGDLTQEEARRARARHGIPEGALAEADARHPLALRLLAEVRAALPDAPTGRPDRDEIFAAHLDLMCLRVAVRLAAAGGLRGRAVRRLAAQVSGQVHEAARRSLGPGQGELDRESFEAVFPWGSATGRRLGSTTGWASAVLTEGLLVPAGNGYRFAHEELADWIQGMHLDLDAALHSLVHRARTSRPAVERHGLQALPVPRHRIGPVVQALLLLGRQEGPAALGRRLEDLVHAADALLPAVPAPLGAPTWWAVHLVGDVLLRVPDATAYAGVLRLLAERIVAWREEGRGVPEEFGPPFWEGLQLPEAERFDLLRRLVVADEARGTTPPPSESRDTGDFGWGVAGPVGPAADADRSAGQATTPTRYLDAVARLLAAAPAAVQPHLTRWFDDERPLPATPDATVATAAQALLYAHRRRALDDLAEALVGCAHRRGDELLGVLAEEEPSAVCRAVDRWAHDERPARRVAAVAYGLRAAPHVRTEADRELLRYAALALLSRPADCTLHGGALGLLVRDPSTRARYLPQALERFAAGDPQVPAGPLVAALATHSDAVLGAFRARLSGPGPDTGEALRALADVTTPALARRVATLVREVVELCPEAATPVAAYVDRVLEEHGPAARPVLHPLVSGLLEGRPPQVRAALAAVLAAPGSRPSRPLRHELLELLLAREGDPAVLDALLRAAADGAARGDDAEHTRELVHRAGLLLVRTPAGATGFDRGLVDLARQVPGFAVLVARWLTGAPEEWAGVVGPSTRRMIENLAGARVPA
- the truB gene encoding tRNA pseudouridine(55) synthase TruB; the encoded protein is MTENNRTPDGLVIVDKPSGFTSHDVVAKMRGIARTRRVGHAGTLDPMATGVLVLGLEKATKLLGHLALTEKEYLGTIRLGQNTMTDDAEGDITSSTDASGVQRDAVDAGIAKLSGDIMQVPSKVSAIKIDGVRSYKRAREGEDFEIPARPVKISSFAVYDIRDAVAEDGTPVLDLVVSVVCSSGTYIRAIARDLGADLGVGGHLTALRRTRVGPYKLDSARTLDQLQQELTVMPIAEAATAAFPRWDVDTRRARLLLNGVRLEMPEEYAGKGAVAVFDPAGSFLALVEEQKGKAKSLAVFGA